The DNA sequence TAAATTTGGGTTGTCTGATCACATGTTTAAACTTCTTCGTATCATCACTCCGTCCCTGGCTCTTTGGTTCTTAACACCAGGACAGTCGACTTCGTTCACATTGCGTGGGCATCTCCCTCAGTCCCATTCGCTGTACCTTTTCTCCCCAATTTCTTCTAGACTTTCCAAAGGCACAAAAGCAGGACAGACAGCGCCTCTTATGCATCCTGACGGAACCACTGCGCCTGATTCCTGGAGGCTCACGAACCCACCAGACTCCGTTGAGGCGGGGGCCACTGAGGGTGCGGCAACAGGTTCCTCAATCCCACATGGATCATCGGAGGCAACAGGTGACAAGGTTGGTGAAAACAATGACAGAGACCAATTGACCGCTTCGGGGGGGGAACGTTCGCAGCCATTCATGGAGTGCGTCAAAAAAGTGATACCGCCGGGTGGTTTGGTCTCCACGGTGTTCAATCTCGCTGCCATGTGCATCGGTGCCGGCATCCTCGGTCTTCCCGCAGCAGCTAATAGCAGCGGTCTGGTGATGATGTTTGTGTATCCTAcagttattgtttttctttccatataCTCGCTCTACTGCCTCGCCACGCAGATAGAAAGGCACGGTCTAAAGTCCTACGAAGGCATGTCGAGGGCGCTGCTGGGTCCATGGTCCGCTTACCTTACTGGCGTGCTGCGTGCGCTCAATACCTTTGGCGCCTGCGTGGCGTTTATCATTTCTGTGGGTGATATCCTGAGTGCCATTCTAAAGGGTACCAACGCTCCAGATTTCCTGAAGCAGAAGTCAGGCAACCGATTGCTAACGTCCATCATCTGGCTATGTTTCATGCTCCCACTTGTAATACCCCGCAGCGTAAACACACTCCGCTACATGTCAGCCATAGGAATTACATCCATCTGCTACCTTGTTGTCGTTATCGTGGTGCATTCGTACATGAATGGATTACCCGACAACATCAAAAAAGTGCATTTGACTGGTGCCCCAGGTGATGAAGGCATTCACCTCTTTGGCACAGGAAATAAAGCAGTGGAAGGTCCGGGCGTCTTCATGTTCGCTTTTCTCTGCCAAGCGAATTCGTTCGAAGTATACTTGGGCATGCCGAAACCCAACGTGCACAGGTTTACAGCCTACACAGCCATCGCCATGGCCGTATGCTTCGTGCTGTGCATTTTCGCAGCCTTCTTTGGTTACCTGGATTTTGGTGGAGCTGTTACTGGATCTGTGCTTCTGATGTATGACCCAGTGAATGAACCTGCAATTATGGTCGGTTTCGTTGGTGTGCTCGTCAAGCTATGCGTATCatatgcattggtggcaatGGCTTGTCGTAATGCACTGTATAGTTTTGTTGGGTGGGATGCCGACGATGTCGCCTTCTGGAAGCATTGCGTTTTTGTGATCTCCCTCTCTGCGGTTATCTTATTGTGCGGTCTCTTCATCCCAACCATAAACACGGTGTTTGGCTTCGTTGGGGCTGTTTGTGGAGGCTTTCTTGCCTTCATTCTCCCTTCGCTATTCATCATGTATGGCGGGGGCTGGTCCCTGAAGGCGGTTGGATGGTGCCACTACCTTGCGACATATGCAGTGCTGTTTGCAGGGGTGGCATTATGCGTATTTGGTACAGGCGCTACCGTGTACAGTGTCGCAGTGGAGTGGTAACGATAGAAGTGGGGCGTCACTCGTCCTTCTCCATACATGCCCCGTGTCGAGCAAATATCATTGGGCATATGCTCTCTAAAGCCCTATTGGGCCCGTGAgatgttttcctccccttttaTTATGTTTTAATGCGTAcgtattatcattattggaTTTACTCCTCTTCCGGTATGCTCACTCGAAAACGTGTACCTCCGGCCCAACCAGAGGGAGATAGTGTAAAGACGCAGGGATACAGGCTGTGGTGCAATTATCCATTACTGTctcatttaatattttattgATATAGCCAATCTTTTCAGCGGTAGCAgcctttttgtgtgtgttttaacTCCTTTCGGAGCGACGTCAGTAATAAGGGAGAaaagcgtcgatgtctcttgggttttggttttttttcattgcttAGTGAGTCTCCAAGTAAGTCACTCTTCGAGTTGCACACCACTCGGGTGCATATGAATGGTGGCGCTTCTCGCTCCGTTAACTtcactgttttttgttgttgtaactTAATCCCACTAACACAGCACCCGACTAGGGATGTTCCGGGAAGCTATAAAACGTGCGTGCATATTGTCAGAGAAGGATCATCTGAGCATGCTGATCGTTGTTCCCCTAGGATTCGTTCTTGATCTCCTTCTTTATCTACTCtccctttgctttccttcctcctcatATTCTTTACGCTCTCTGTTGCAGCACAAATGTTAGCGATGGGTGACCCGGACATCCCTtagttccttcttttcagCAGGTTACCTGTTGGCGTTTGATGATTGTACCAATATCGGAGCTACAAGCAAAGTTGGCAGTATGCATATATGTTACAAATGCATGTACCCGTTGAACACCACTGTGGTCTGTTTCCCATTGCGTCTCCAGGGCTGATATGTATGCATTGTGTTTGCCCTGAATCATGAACGCGGCCGCGCAACTCCTGGAAAATGGTGTCTGGTacgttctttgttttgttccttgCCGCGGCTGCATGACAGTAGACAGTTATTAACTGGATGTACAAATACACAGAGCCTTCCTTCATAAGGTTGAAAACTAAGGATAGTCATGTGTTCTAACAATCACAAGTGGATGTTTCTTCGGCACTTCACGCCGAACCGAATGCATCTACTCTCGTCTCTTGTAATGTCTCTTGGACTCGGAAGATGGCACCCGTCAGCTCATGGGGTGTCGCGACaatggggaagaggaagggttAACGCACGCACTACTGTTCGTGATGCACGAGAGCCAAATAATCTGCTGCTGACGAAGGGCGCATCGGTCTAATGGGTGTACCCCATTACCATTACTGTTTAGCGCCGTCCTATGTGTTGGCTCTGAAAGCAGTAAGTCGAATCTGCGCGAAGTACTGAAGTTTTACTGCTGCGCTCTGGAGCCGCTGCACTACATGCGGAGGGGACGTATCCTGAATGTGCGCCTCAGGTAGGGAGGGAAGTAGACCTTTGTTGCTCTTTCCCCTCGGCGAATAGGCGAAATCAAGTGGAAGGGAGGCTGTGCGAAGATTTCCCACTAAAGCCCCGAAAGTGGGAGCGGTTTTGTGGACTTCATTTTTCTGATGCTTGTATAAGTTCATAAATGTTTTGAGTGTGTCGGTGTTTTATCAATCCCTATGTGCGCTTGAATGGGCGTATTTGTGGTTCGATCGATCCTGTGGATCGGCAGGGCCTAACGACTTTTGGCGGTAAGtttctttctcccccttGTCTTTTGCCTTGTTCCTCCCCCAGTAGCATGTATCCCTGAATAAATCAAAGTGGCGCACACAacgttctttctttcgtctGCGTGCGTAGGCGTGCAGAAGTACATCTCTATCTAGTGGTGTGGGTTGACCTCCCATTTATTGTTCGTTAAGGCGTCATagttctttgttttcctttctttttctttccatcgtAAAAAACCACTGGTTCCCGAACTCAAATGGGAGGAGTGAAGTTCGCCGTGCTGGCACTGCTTGTATTTGCCTTGCTGTATGTCGTCACGCGCGTTTTGTTGACACGTCACCGATCAAATCCGCGAAACGACGGACGCCAACAGCACACGGAGCCTAGTTGGGACATCACCAACGGAGCCAATATTCCTGTGGTTCAGCCAATGGAAAGCACACCACCACTGTCAGAACCAGGCGTGTTGCTGGCTATTCCTTTAGCATGGCACCGGGAGATCCCTCTGTCATCGAGACCAAGTAGAAGTGACACGGGAAATAGGCCAGTAAATCCCTTAGAACGCGCACCGGACGGACCGGAGGTCGTCTACTCTCATGCAAAGTACATCCCCCGAGCCTGAAGTGCGTCTTGACAGGAGCTAAAGATAGATTCGGATGAagggtgcaaaaaaaaaaaacggcgaCAGCTGCAGGAGGCGTGCGGAACGCATTTAGTTGCATAAGTCAGTGTGGAGTGGGAAGTGCGGGTGAATAGGTCGTAGCAACTTGTTGCCGTATGGAACACATCGTGCTGTCCTTTTGAGGGAGACTGCGTATGCAATAAACTTTGCCCACCCTAAGCTTTGGGCCGATCTCACATTGTTGCACGGCGTGTTTCCGCTTCCTTTTAGCACAGGTATGTTATATGTGTATCCTAAAGGTGTAGGATATGTATATTTTAATAGTATCTTTGTTGCAGTTGAATGTTTATTTGTgacattattattttgtattattatcataCACTTTGTCTGCGCAAATCCGCTACAGATGAAGGACTTTTTAGAGGttggagaggaaaaataatagtaacgaTGACAATAATGACATTCAATGGGGGGGTGGTCCACGTCACTGGGTGGGTTGACTGCCACTGCTGATGACCTTCATGATACAATACTCTTAATGCTGGTGTGTCGGTGGTCGTTGGCCGCATAGGCTTTTGCAGCACTGGCTCTGTCACTGCTAACAtggtttccctcttcttcctcgaACACGTATGCTCGCTGCCGCGGACTACTCGTACATCCACATGCGTCTCTTACCTTCATATCTTTCAGTTGATAagtacgcacacacacacacacacacacatatatatatatatatttttaacgCATATCCCTGAGGTGTGTCGTTCGCGCCCGCATTGCGCAAGCCGTGTGTCCGCTCACAAAGGCATCATACTCGTTGCTCAGCGTGACGACAATTCCCTTCGCTGGCCATCAAGCAGAGGAACTTGTGGGAGTTGTAAAACAAAggtcaaaaagaaaggaggtggGGCCAAGGGGACATGGAAACCACGCACATAATCAACGTGGTTTCTTTTAGTGTTCTATTCTTTTGCCTACTTACGATAACAATTGAGTACGTAGTTTCGAGTAGGCGGCAGCGCCGCCTTGCGAATGCGAGGTCACGGGAAAGAGAGCATTTGGAAGTCACCAGACGTAACACCACGGACCATATGCGCAGAAAACTGACGCGACAGGCCATCGAGCTCCTTCTCGCCAACGGCTACGTGACTGAAGGAATCGCCTTAGCTTCCATGGTGGGGACTACGGAGGTGCCTGTGGATAGGGAGTTACGTCCCAATAGGCCTCGACGGAGGCCAAATTTAGTCACCGTGGCGGACGGTAGTCGCATGAGCATAAGTCGTGTAGTGCAGCGGGCGCGAGCAAATGGCCAAGCACCCGATGCTCCACCTGGTCCTGTGCTCATGGAGCTCCTTGAGAAGCT is a window from the Trypanosoma brucei brucei TREU927 chromosome 8, complete sequence genome containing:
- a CDS encoding amino acid transporter, putative, whose protein sequence is MFKLLRIITPSLALWFLTPGQSTSFTLRGHLPQSHSLYLFSPISSRLSKGTKAGQTAPLMHPDGTTAPDSWRLTNPPDSVEAGATEGAATGSSIPHGSSEATGDKVGENNDRDQLTASGGERSQPFMECVKKVIPPGGLVSTVFNLAAMCIGAGILGLPAAANSSGLVMMFVYPTVIVFLSIYSLYCLATQIERHGLKSYEGMSRALLGPWSAYLTGVLRALNTFGACVAFIISVGDILSAILKGTNAPDFLKQKSGNRLLTSIIWLCFMLPLVIPRSVNTLRYMSAIGITSICYLVVVIVVHSYMNGLPDNIKKVHLTGAPGDEGIHLFGTGNKAVEGPGVFMFAFLCQANSFEVYLGMPKPNVHRFTAYTAIAMAVCFVLCIFAAFFGYLDFGGAVTGSVLLMYDPVNEPAIMVGFVGVLVKLCVSYALVAMACRNALYSFVGWDADDVAFWKHCVFVISLSAVILLCGLFIPTINTVFGFVGAVCGGFLAFILPSLFIMYGGGWSLKAVGWCHYLATYAVLFAGVALCVFGTGATVYSVAVEW